Sequence from the Planctomycetia bacterium genome:
ACTTGCCGCGGGGCGAGGTGGTGTTCGGCGCTACGGTCGTACTGAACGACTTGGACCTCGACGAGCAAGAGACCATCACCTTGGTTGGCGCCGGCGAAGAGGACTACGACCACGGCCGGTATCTCATTACCAGCCCGCTGGGACAAGGGTTGCTCGGCAAAAAGGTCGGCGACAAAGTCGAGATCCCGGTTCCGCGCGGCACGATGCGCTTCGAAGTGTTGGAAATCCGCTTCGACGGCTAGAGCGTAGCGCCAGCGAGCGGGAGTTGCGCAAAGTGATCAAACTCTCAGCAGACTTCCCTCACATCCTAGCGAGCTAAGCGAATCGATGTATTCACTCCGTTGACGCTGAGGACTGGCCCGCCTGATAAATTCGCCCTAATTCCAGCATCAGCGGTTCGAGCTTGGCGTAGTAATCGTCCTCTGTCAGCTTCGCTTTCTCATCTCGCAGCGTTTCGATTGCTACTTCCAACTCGTCGCGCCGCTGGCGCAATTCCTCCGGCAATTTCCGTTCGCTCGAGCTCGGAATGAGGATCAACTGGTGCGCCCGCATTCCGTCGAGCGCCGCACCGTCCTCGGCGCGCTTCGTCGCGCGCACGCCGGCGAACCAATCCCCCGGCATACCGAGTTTGTCGCCGTTGTCGTCCAGCAACGCATGTTCCGTCGCCAGCCGGGCGTCCGCGCGATAGAACTCCGCCACACGTCCGCTGCCAATCAGGAATCCCTCCAACAACGACACCTGCCCGTCCTTGTCCAAGTCCGCGCTTGCGTCGCCGATCGCCTGTGCGAGGTAAGTGCCGAAGCGCGCGTAATTGGTTTCGTCGCCGCTCTTCGTCGCCGTGATCACCACGCGATTCTCGTCTGACAGCGCATTGATAAACGGCCCGCTCGCCGACGTGCAGTTGATGATCGCCAACGGTCGCTTCGCCGACTCCAGCCATCCGCCAAGTTCCACAGCGCTCACGTCGGGCCCGCGCAGATTGAATTTCGCGACATTCCCGCTGAAGGTCCCGTGCCCCAAGAGCACGATCCACAACGGGCCGCGGTCCTCCACCGGAACCAATCGCTCCAATGTTGCGTGCAACGCCTCTTTGTCGGTCGTGGCGGACTCCGCGACGCCAATCGTCTCCACCGTGGCCTGACCTTGCTCTGCGGCGACGCGCCACAACTCCGCCGACTGGGTGAAGTCCTGCGAGTATTCCGGCGTGCCGGCGGCGCCAACCACGACAACGACATCTGCGCGGGGTGACTCTGCATGGGCAACAGCGGCCAATTGTAAACACAGCGCCAGCGACACTAGCCCGACGCGCCAGCGCGGGGGAGGCGACGTTGCCCGAGGGTTTCCGGCCGAAGTGGTAGCCAGCGTCACCTCTCCCTCGCTGGCGCTACGGGCTAGTGTGAAGGATTTCGCGTGGGCCCTTGGCATTGCGGCTCGAAATGGGTTCATGCGATGTCCGTTTTGATTGCTCATGCCAACCCATGCCAACGGCGCAAACCCCATTCGCCCGCTAGGCACAGTATCGCCGTCAAAAAATACAGCGGATGCTGCCAGAGCGGATAAACCCACGGCTCCGTCACTGGCGCTTTACGTCGGGAGAGTCCGGAGACGAACGCCGACAGCCCGTCAACCTCGACGATCTCGCCGCCGGTCTTGGCTGCGATCGTCGCCAGCAATTCGCGATTCGGCGCGAGGCGTGCAAATTCCTCGGCCGCAGGTTGCGCGGTCCAGCCGGCTTCGCGCTTGGCGATTTCGCTCCCATCCGGCGCGTTGGCGGTCACGGTCGCGCGATACGCCCCCGGCTCGCGCGCCACGTAGGTCGTGCTGTACAACCCTGGTTCGCGATCGTCCGGTTCGCCCGCCAGCGTGATCGGTTTGCCGTCTGGTCCCGTGATGCAAATCGAGACCTGTGCGTTGTCGAGCGGCAAAAACTCGGCGTCACGCACGCGCACCGCGATCTCGGTTGCCGGCGAGGCGCTCTCCTTTTTGCGCTGTGTTTCGACTTCCACGCGCTTCGGCACGTCGCTCACCAACCACCGCACCGTCTGACGCCAGGCCCGGTCGAAATCATCCTCCTCCGGCTGCTCACGCTGTAAGTTCCACCGCCAATAATCTCCCAGCAACATCGCGCCGGCTCGGCCTTTGCCGAAGCGCTGCGCGACGAGCGCTGGATAAGTCGCTTCACCATCACTCACTTCGGCCAGTACGCTCGCCCCCGGCTTGATCGCCCGCGCGCCGCTTATACTGCGAAACGCCGGCATCGCCAATAATCGCTGCCGCTCCGCGTCCTCGGTCTCGCGGGTTCGCACCCACGGTTGCAACCAGCCTTCGCGCGTCAGCGCCAAGCGATACTCCCCGTCCAACGGGCTCGCGCCGTCCTGTCCGTGATCGAGATACACCGGCAGCAATTCGCCGACCGGCGTGCGATCGTACTTGCCCGCGGTGAACGAATCCGGCCCGCCCATCATCAATAACCCGCCGCCGCGCTGGCTGACAAAGCTGCGCAGCAACGTCAACTGATCCTGCGTGAAGAACTCGGCTTCAATGTCGTCGAGAACGATCGCGTCATAGCGATACAACTCGTCGGCCGCTTTGGGAAAGCCGACGCGCAACTCGACCCCTTCCTTGTCATCCTCTTCGAGCCCCAGCCGAATCAGCACCGGTTCGTCATGGCGCTCCGCCGTATCCACTTCCGGATTGTCGAAGCCTTCGAATAGTTGATTATCTCGCCGCGCCCGCGCGTCGCGAAAACCGAACTTCGGCTGCCGCTTCGCAATGCGAATCAAGCCGACCAGGTTGACTTGATCGTCCTCATGCACAGCGCGGCGAAGAAACTTGAACTCCCAATTCGGCCGCCCCGAGACGTACAGCACGCGATACGGCCCGCCGCCGCGATCCACGACGAAAATTCGACTGTTGTTCGCGAGCGTTTGCTCTGACGTCGTGCGTTCCACTTCCGGCTGGAGCGCCTCGCCCGCTTCGCTCGATAGAGAAGCCTGCACCGTATAGAAACTGACGCCCGGTTTGTCCGGCCGCAATTGAAAGCGAAACGCCGTGGGTTTGCCGTCCTCGCCGAGACTCGCCCGTTGCCGTTCAACTTCGCGGCCGCTTTCGTCGATCAACACTGCCGCGACTTCCTGCCCCGGCACGCCCGCACCGCTGACATCCGCGCGTACCAGCACCGGCGCGGATTCGAAATTGGTCTGGCTCGCCGCCAACGATTGCAGATTCACATCGCGCGGCGCTGCATCCGCCTTCGGCAACACCGGAAACACGGGCGGCAGTTCGGACCAATCCACGTCCGTCAGATCCGTCCCGTTGCCGTCAGTGAACAACAATACGCCCGCTAGTGGCAAGCCGCGAAATCGTTTGGCGACCGTCGTCAAAGACGATTGGAGCGCACTGCTCTCGCCATCAAAATCCAGCGCATTGAAACCGGCCACGGCGCGCATGTGCGAATCGAAAACGTAATTGCGTACGTCAAAATCCTGCCCCAGCCGCGATTTCCACGACGCGTCGCCGGTCAATTGTTCGCGCAGCAGATCGGCTCTCGGCCGCGCCGGCGAACCGTCGCCGATCCGCATGCTCTGGCTGTTATCCGCCAGCAACACAAACGTGTTCGCGCCGCGCCGCGGCTTCGTGCCCGTCAACAGCGGCTCCAACAAACATAGCCCGAGCGCTACAATCGCCACGGCCTTAAGCGAGCCGGCCGCGAGCCGTAGCCCGCGGGACGACGGCGCCCGCCAATAGGCCAGCAACAACACCACGGCGGCGGCGACGCACAGCGCCAACGCCCCCGCCAGCCAATCGGGCGATCCCCAGACGAGCGCCGCCACGATCATTCGCCGCTCCCCAATCGCTCGTAGTAGCGCCGCACCCCTTCGCTGAACTGCGGCGGCACGGGGTCGCGGTCAATCGGCGCCAAGGCGTCGGGCGATTCCCGTTTGCGAATCTCCTCGCGAATTCGTACGCGCAACTCCATCAGTGGTTCGGCGATCAACTCCTGCAACTTCTTCGGGTCTGGTTCCTGCGAATGGCGTTTGTATTCTTCACGTTCGCCACGCACGCGATCGCGAATCCGGGCCGCCTCGGCGCGTAGATCAGGATCTTCGATCAACTCTTCTACCTCGCGCATGCCATCCGCCC
This genomic interval carries:
- the greA gene encoding transcription elongation factor GreA, with product MDRIPMTRAGYEKLKAEVDHLDSVEMPKASERVASARSEGDLSENAEYHGARETQGFLQAKINMLRDKLARAQIIDMSNLPRGEVVFGATVVLNDLDLDEQETITLVGAGEEDYDHGRYLITSPLGQGLLGKKVGDKVEIPVPRGTMRFEVLEIRFDG
- a CDS encoding glutamine amidotransferase codes for the protein MIVAALVWGSPDWLAGALALCVAAAVVLLLAYWRAPSSRGLRLAAGSLKAVAIVALGLCLLEPLLTGTKPRRGANTFVLLADNSQSMRIGDGSPARPRADLLREQLTGDASWKSRLGQDFDVRNYVFDSHMRAVAGFNALDFDGESSALQSSLTTVAKRFRGLPLAGVLLFTDGNGTDLTDVDWSELPPVFPVLPKADAAPRDVNLQSLAASQTNFESAPVLVRADVSGAGVPGQEVAAVLIDESGREVERQRASLGEDGKPTAFRFQLRPDKPGVSFYTVQASLSSEAGEALQPEVERTTSEQTLANNSRIFVVDRGGGPYRVLYVSGRPNWEFKFLRRAVHEDDQVNLVGLIRIAKRQPKFGFRDARARRDNQLFEGFDNPEVDTAERHDEPVLIRLGLEEDDKEGVELRVGFPKAADELYRYDAIVLDDIEAEFFTQDQLTLLRSFVSQRGGGLLMMGGPDSFTAGKYDRTPVGELLPVYLDHGQDGASPLDGEYRLALTREGWLQPWVRTRETEDAERQRLLAMPAFRSISGARAIKPGASVLAEVSDGEATYPALVAQRFGKGRAGAMLLGDYWRWNLQREQPEEDDFDRAWRQTVRWLVSDVPKRVEVETQRKKESASPATEIAVRVRDAEFLPLDNAQVSICITGPDGKPITLAGEPDDREPGLYSTTYVAREPGAYRATVTANAPDGSEIAKREAGWTAQPAAEEFARLAPNRELLATIAAKTGGEIVEVDGLSAFVSGLSRRKAPVTEPWVYPLWQHPLYFLTAILCLAGEWGLRRWHGLA